In the Styela clava chromosome 8, kaStyClav1.hap1.2, whole genome shotgun sequence genome, one interval contains:
- the LOC120346372 gene encoding phospholipid scramblase 1-like, with protein MENENQTGNPAQQTPAVPPGLWMEKPPALEGVPPGLEYLAQLDQLLIHQQVELLEAVTGFETENRYAVKNSLGQQCYFAREKSGLCMRLCCGNKRGFQMHIADNMGNEVIHLYRQFRCCVGCCWCIKGDICAFIVPVESPTGVPIGRIIQLWSSWKPRFAIQNERNETVLVIQGPCCICSGPCCPQDVPFEVMTADESQSVGQIARQYAGIGKELFTDATNFGISFPMDLDIKLKALLLSATFLIDMMFFEKND; from the exons ATGGAAAATGAAAACCAGACTGGTAATCCCGCTCAGCAAACTCCTGCCGTTCCTCCTGGTCTTTGGATGGAAAAACCTCCAGCATTAGAAGGAGTTCCCCCAGGGCTAGAGTATCTGGCTCAGCTAGATCAATTATTAATTCACCAGCAAGTCGAGTTGTTGGAAGCAGTTACCGGCTTTGAAACCGAAAACAGATATGCAGTCAAAAATAGTCTTGGTCAGCAATGTTATTTTGCACGTGAAAAATCTGGTTTATGCATGAGATTATGTTGTGGAAACAAGAGAGGATTTCAAATGCATATCGCCGACAATATGGGAAATGAAGTTATTCATTTGTATCGTCAATTTAG ATGCTGCGTTGGTTGTTGTTGGTGCATTAAAGGTGACATTTGCGCGTTCATAGTTCCTGTAGAATCACCAACGGGAGTTCCGATTGGAAGAATCATTCAACTATGGTCGTCATGGAAACCAAGATTTGCAATCCAGAACGAACGAAACGAAACTGTGCTGGTCATTCAGGGTCCCTGCTGCATCTGTTCTGGACCTTGTTGCCCACAAGATGTTCCATTTGAAGTGATGACAGCTGATGAGTCTCAGTCTGTTGGGCAGATAGCCAGGCAATATGCTGGCATTGGAAAGGAGTTGTTTACCGATGCCACAAATTTTGGTATCAGCTTTCCAATGGACCTCGATATCAAGTTAAAAGCACTTCTTCTTTCTGCCACATTCTTGATTGACATGAtgttttttgagaaaaatgattaa